The Cololabis saira isolate AMF1-May2022 chromosome 5, fColSai1.1, whole genome shotgun sequence genome segment GACCGGACATCAGTGTGGAAAGAACATAACAACCGACCCGAGTGGACTGGAGACCTTGAGCTGGATAACAACCTTTCCTGTTGGTCAGGTAAAGAAGGCGTTTATCTGTCAATCTGCAGCAGCACAAGATACTCTATAGATACTGGAAGATGACACTTTtcctagaaagaaaaaaaaatctagcatataacataatataatataccaaattattttttttctacagcTTTATGTAGATTATAGtttgttgttttgatttgtttgttGCATGCTACTTTTGAATACATACTATACGTTTACAGAAAATGTGAAGTTGCGTCTTTAATGCAATGtgttaaaatgtgaataaaGGCCAAGACATCATTAAGGAAGATTTCTCACAGCTATCAACATGGCAGTCATGCAGTCCAGCAGTAATGAAGGCAGCATCTGTCCCTTAAATCATAAAGTTGGCATTGACCACAATGATTTCACATAGTGCAAGTTTGCAGGAGACTGCAAATAGACAAAAGGGAATGAAGATAACTGTGGAACTTCAGCAGAAAGCCAGAGAAAATAACTTTTTGAACTGCAACGTAGAACTTCTTACATCATCTGTTATAGTTTAATACCAAAACtgaagtgttttgtttgttaGAAGTGTGCAAGAAATGCACGATAAGAGCAGGCAGTGACGGCATCCAGAGCAGACATTTCtgtattatgtttttttaaaagctccagtcTCGCTGCCTATAGCTTTTTAGACTCGGGGCAAACAGCAGCTGGCTTCTGTCAACAATTACAATTTTGCCCTTTGACCTATAGTGTTTCCAAGACCGAGGACTATCATCACAAAATCCTGCTTTGGCTCAAGCTCCTGCAGCTGAGAAGAAAACTGTGCAGGGGCCAGGATGCGTATGATCCGCTTTCTCTGCGTAGCCTCTCTGCTGCTCTCGGTGCTCCCATTCATCGAGACGAAACGGTCCGGGAGGGGCAGAGGCCTTAAAGGATTGAAAAATAAACATAGACGTGACAGGTATGGAGTTATTCTTGTGTATGTTTGTACAGCCCATCTTTCAGAGACTCTTGTTGCCAACATACAAACTATGGCAAATTGgaattgttttgtgtgtgtttgaaaaGAGCCAGGGTCCGAGGTGTTGGCCGTCACAGCAGATCGGGACCCTTCAAGTTTGCGACAAACTGTTCAGAGTCAACAGACTCCGGAGAGGTTTTTGTGGATTGCGAGCGTCGAAATCTCGTGTCCATCCCCACCTCAGACATCTGGTCCAGGGCGCCCAAGCACCTCCTTTTAGCCCAGAACCAAATCAAAGCCGTCCGTGATGGGGCATTTCTTGGATATCACCGTTTAGTCAGTCTGGACCTTCAGCAGAACCAGATTTTTCTTGTGGAAGAAGGAGCTTTCATGGATTTGAAACATCTTACAACCCTTCTTCTGCAACACAACCAGCTGAGAACACTCAGCGAGGAGGCTCTCATACCCATGCCAGACCTTAGCTACTTGCGTTTATATGACAATCCCTGGAATTGTCTGTGTCCAATGGAAAGCCTCGTCCGTACTCTTCAAGTTCCAAGCAACCGTAATCTAGGAAATCATGCCAGGTCAGTGACTCTACTGATTCAGCAGGTGCACAAGTCATTGTTGAGCCTCTGAATAACCTACAAACATCTTCTCTTTTAGGTGTGCAGAGCCCATCAGGCTCAAAAATAGGAAGCTGAAGAGGGTCGACCCTGAGTTACTCTGTAAGGAATTAGACACCAGTGTCAACGTAAATAGCAATTTAACCAACTTTTTGGAGCCCAGTCCAATTCGTAGCAAATCCGATGCTACCACACTTTGCCATACCTACATTTTCCCTCGAATAAGGATGGAGTGCAGCAAACGGGGCAAGTGAATCAGCtttcttacttttattttttctgaaatGTAAGGTTGACTATGTGCTAATTACTTTCAGCCCACCATGATCTGAGTTATTTGTTCAATGGTTCTTATGTAATGGAAGATAAATGACTGACGGTTTAGAGGACATGCCATTTATTATTAGTGTTGGATGTGCAGAGGGACTAAATTTCCATTTCTGAAAGTATCTTCATACTGAAACATACAGCAGAGCTAACCAAAGCACATCTGCTTTGACATCTGTTattaattcagtaaaatgtCACTCGCTAACGTAACCTCGGATTTGTACCcactttatgtttatttttcaccCAATAAAATTAGTGGTGAAAAACAAAACGTTTTGGTGATGTATCAGGGTGATAAATAGATACATGCATAACAAAATCCCATGACGTGCCATTAAAATACGCCTTCCACTGGGGAGACGCCTGGATTTTAGAGTGTTGATCCATCTTTCTATCAGTTTTACTTCTACTCACATAAAAGCATTAAATGTGATATCCCACCTGATTGGCTGGAGCAATCTCCAGTTGAGTcattcttaaaggagctgtatgtaagagcaataataaaacgaatcataaaatgaccccgatatgtcaacagacatttaaaaatcatgttcatttcaaatacttatgtcactgacaacagcactcaagccaggatattccagtttaaaaagaggagttgcagccctcaactgatgtttatgttgtcattttttgttttggcctgaagctccaccctccacctatctcccaatcaccaagtcagtattgtttctgaagctccaccctccacctatctcccaatcaccaagtcagtattgtttctgaagctccaccctccacctatctcccaatcaccaagtcagtattgtttctgaagctccaccctccacctatctcccaatcaccaagtcagtattgtttctgaagctccaccctccacctatctcccaatcaccaagtcagtattgtttctgaagctccaccctccacctatctcccaatcaccaagtcagtattgtttctgaagctccaccctccacctatctcccaatcaccaagtcagtattgtttctgaagctccaccctccacctatctcccaatcaccaagtcagtattgtttcggcatccgggtttcCAGcttggctctaattatcgcagccatggcagcctacgttcctgctgcattctgcagcctacctggcaacctctggtcggggggaggagggggagggtacacgccgctcaacaatattttgaaagtgactgcagtaccagttttggacatttcttacagacggctcctttaaattgtaaacacaaaccaaatgtgtgaattaaattatatatatttttagcaCATATATGCACACATTCAAAAAGTAActgacactgtgtgtgtgtgtgtgttagtattTTAGTAACTTGTTCCTCAAAATCACTAGGTCTGACTGAAGTGCCCTCAGGTATCCCAGAGGACGTTGTTCAGGTTGATTTGTCTCATAATTCCATCCGTCACCTCAGACCCAACAATTTCCGAGAAGCAAGAAGTCTCAGAATCCTTAACCTCAGTAACAACAACATGGAGCACATCGACAAAGGTGGGTGAAATTATTCCTGTGCCTTGGTATCATAATTGTTTTTACAGTACTTAGCAGTTATGGGGATGAAAACCTACACATCTGCAGCTGTGTTTATATGAGACGGACAGCTTATGGATACTCAGAATGTTAAGAACACCGCTGTTGCAGCTTTTGCCCCCACTTTTTCCTTCTATGAGATGGTAAACGAGCTACCTTCTCTGTGTATATACGTAGTTGCAGCAATATTTACAATGAGGGATGCAATATTTACGATGAGGGATGCTGAGAGGGCTGCAGGTGTAAATTCATCACTATACACTACAGATTTATACACttcatatatccatccatcttcttccactTATCCGAGGTTGGGTTACGGGGCAGCAGCCTAAGCAGGGAAGCCCAGACTTCGTCCAGCTCATCTGGGGGGATCCCAAGGTGATCCCAAGCCAGCCGAGAGACGTAGtccctccagcatgtcctgggtcttcccaggGATCTAATCTCAGTGAAATACACCCAGACAACCTCACCAGGGAGacatccaggaggcatcctcaccagatgcccaagccacctcatctggctcctctcgatgttgATGAGCAGTGGCTCTACTCTGAGTCGGTCCCGGATGACcgagcttctcaccctatcttTTAGGGAGAGCCCGGACACCCTGGGGAGGAAGCTCATTTTTGCCACTTGTACCCATGATCTTTCTCTTTCGGTCAATACCCACAGCTCATGACCATATGTGAGGATAGAAACACAGACCAACTGCTAAATTGAGTGCTTCGCCTTTTGGCTCAGCTCCATCTTCACCATGAAAGTCCACATTACTGCGGTCGCCACACCGATCCGCCTATTGATCTCCTGCTCCAttattccctcactcgtgaagaCCCACAGATACTTGAACTTCTCCACTTGGAGAAGTATCTGATTCCAGACCCGGAAAGGGCAGTCCACCCATTTCCGACTGAGGACAATGGTCTGGGATGtgaaggtgctgattctcatcccagccgctTCATATTCGGCTGTGAACTGTTCCAGCAAGAGTTGAAGGTCTtggcctgatgaagccaacagaactgggttcaattcctgccggggacgctgtgggcgctgagtgcgtgttagttcctccatgacttcagcacccacaccctgggtggggatggagaaagggcctttctgtgtggagtttgcatgttctcctaatgtgagctaccctcacaaaaacctgcagcagtcctgggctatacatggcCCCTCTCGTCAACTTGggtgccagatggggtggggaggatctggccggaataacgccGATAACCAACCCTTCATTTGAGATTCAATTTAGCCTGTGATACCTTGTTCAAGGTGATGTCCCACACAGGGTTCcacattttttgatttttttaataataaactgCAACACATGTGTTGACACAGAGTGAAAGTGAAACTCAAGGGTACTATGGTCATATTTCTTCACTTTCTCCCTCCCAGGTTCTCTGTCTGGCCTCTTGCATCTTCGTGAGCTTGACCTGTCAGACAATAACCTGCACTTCATTCAGTACGGGGTTCTTGAAGACCTCTACTTCCTGTCACAGATAAAACTGGGAGGAAATCCCTGGGTGTGCAACTACAGGTCTGTTCTTCCCCTCAGGACTTTAAAAAGGCTTTCTGTAGATTAAAATAATCAATGAtacaaaagtgatttttcttttttcttttcctagcATCCACTACATGGTGTACTGGCTGCGCCTGCATCCGGGAGTGAGGGACTCCGGCCTTTTGTGTCACTCTCCTCTTGAGCATACTGGAGAAGATGTGGAGGAATATGTTCATTCCTACAACAGAGAGTGTCCAAAGGACAGACAGCTCAGCAGAAAAGATCACGACCAAACAGACCCCGAGCTTTGGGGCACAGCGATGGAAGTACAAGCAGAGCTGGAAGAGGACCTGGAGCCGAGCCACTTGAGAGTGCCAGAGAAATACCAACTCATCAGACTGTCTTGACTCCAATACAAATATGATCTATATATTGACACTAATAAGGCTAAGTCATAACTCCCTTTCAATGTTCTAAAATAGTCTGTATCGGGTTGAAAAATTACTTTTTATCGCTTTGGTGTGTTGCCCTTACTTTTGCTGAATTCAAAATATAAGAAATAACACTATACGTGTTTTGGACCATGCAAACCAATAGACAGTGTAAAGACCAAAATGCTTAAGGTAATCATAACAAGCAATATGATGAGCAAAAACTCATTGATGCATTTTCAGGATGAGGCATTTCAAAGCACCCATGTATGTTCAGTTGATGGCTCTGCAGAtgtatcgtttttgtctttctttgccTTGATGTTGGTCCAACAAGGGTAAAAATGTTTTAGCAAtgactttttaaaaacaaagctgCTCTTTGTCGGTCCGGACCTGACTCCAAAACATGCCTGGCTGGATGATAGATGATAGATTTCCATGTGCAACCTATTTCAGCAAAGTGTAGCcggtttcttcattctaagtacaaaaaaaatccGATCTGACAGGAAAGAATAAATCACACAAATACTTTTGATTATCAGGAAAGTTGTCAGGTAGAATGTTGTAAAACAGAAATACAccctgaaacaaagaaacttttttttataaagacTGTTTGACTGCCATGGTCATCTGGGTTTTATTTATGCAGAACAAGCTGCTGGCACCCAGACACGTTTCGCTGTCACATCTGCCCTTTTTCACGGCACTGTAGTGTAGACAAGCAGTCCCAGTCTGGCTCCAAACATAGTCATGCAGAGGGCCTCTTTGTCAAGAGAGATGTTTTACTGAAACACTTGGGCAAAGAAAGCAAAAGCTATTCACGCAGACATGTTTTAATCAACCACCCTCAGAGACTGGTTGTATGTTTACAGTGGACTCTGCTGAAAGTATTGTGCAACAGATGTGATCTCATCACAGACTTCTTTGAGAATAAGGCTGTTGCAACTTTAAAACCATGGCCATCTGCTTGCTGAGTGTAAACTAACCAAGTCCCCTGAGTACAAAGAAAAGTAATGTATGAGTGATGAGGGCTGCAGAGAAATTACCTTCAGCAAGTAGTTGCTATGGACCGCCAGGAGTCCATCACATCCTGGCTTGTTTTCCAAGAtctatttaacaaaaacatagAATAAAGTAGGTAAAGATAAAGAGCAAGGCAGAAATCATTACATTATGATTATGTAAATTAAGTCCCAAATAATTCAGCacatttaatttcaattttttttaaattttgaatCCATTTGAACAAAAAGACAAACAGCTATGACGCGCTTGAAAAGGCCAGTGTTTATGATGGTCTTGAGGGGCCGTTCATCTTTGGGATGAATCCAAATTTCTCATCAATCCTTGGCAACATATATTTTCCacaatgaaaaactaaaaaaggattaaaaaaataaataaataaaaaaaaaaaaaaaaaaacagcataattCAAAGTGAAGTTAGTTTGGGCTGAGCCCAAGATCACTTCTTGTATGTGGAAGGAAAGTTAAGAGGGGGGAGAAGTTCAAAGGGGACAAAATGAGTCACTGGACTGGGACTATtcaagcaaagaaaaaagaagaagaagaagtattTTTAACTGTGATGCATGTTTTCTTAGGCTTTGAGAAGTCAGTTTTCAAAAGCactttattcatatttttcacttAGAAATGTCACCCACCAGTCTTTGTCTTATTGTGTAACCACTTATTGAGTGGAAGCTGCTTGCGTTGCCTCTTAAAGTCTATCCTCACCATGTCCATCTTCTGAGCCAGCTTATTCATCTCTCCTGCACTCCATGAAGTATCTTTCCATTTCCTGTGACCTAACAGCAAACACAGCTCATTGTTAATTCACATCCACAAGTGGGAGTGTAAGGGATATCAGTAACATCTATACATATTAATAAAATCTAATATTGTTACAAAATTGGTTTATTATGACAATTATTTCAGCTAAAGGAGGAAAGGGGAGTCCAATAGTGCAGAGATAACTGATGACaagtgaaaaataaagttttaaacaaAATATTCCCACAAACCTGCTCAAGTTGCTAACAGTAATGTGGATAAAGTATGTAAATTTGTGAAGAATTCACATTCACATTggttagaaaaatatatatcttaGACACAAACATTTGCAAAAACACAGAAGAAGCTTCAAATCCGGCCAACTGAGCAACTTCTGCACCTGCGATTGATTAGATAGATTGTCACCCAAGCAGATGTGGTTTCAATCAACAGACTGCTACTTGTACTGTTGCAGGTGGATTCTCTGGGTGAACTTGTTGTCATGGCTCTTCCATTTGGGTATATAACTttgtctcattttatttttactctAATTTGGCTTGTCACTTTCCTTCAAACTTTCTTGTTTTTCAGGGTCTCTTGGATTTGCGTGCTGTTATGGGCCtgtatttattttcctcctCAAAATGGTAAGGGTTTCAGAATTGTTTTTGTGCATTTAAAAGCCCCATGAGATTAAtggcattttattttaattatctgATAGGTTATAAGATTGCAGATGGATACTATCTATATGAGGGCCAACAAACTCCTAACCAGGTTAATCCTTGGGAGTCTTCAGAGGCAAACTGTGTGGATGAGACAATGGCTGTGGGACAACAAAGCTCTTTTTCACAGCAGCCTGAACCAGTATCCTATAGAAACAGGCATCAAGTTACCCCTTTTAAGAGCTTCAGTGAAGAGAAAGTCCAACGTCATCCAGACCCTGCAGATATGGAAGACAGGTTTATCATGGCACATCCTGACAAGAGTAGACATTTCTGGAGAAGACAGAATGCCAATCACCAGGTCCCAGGATCTGCTGCAAACTTTATGTCCCCCAGTGTCTATGGCAACCAAATTTTTACTCCTCGTCCTGCTCTCTACCTGGACAACAGTGCAGCAGCAATAGGACCTGTTTCAAATAATGTTGTCCATGCCACTCCTCCTGTGCAGAGTGTCTCTAAAAATCAATATGTCCACTATAGCTCCAAGGAACCCCAACAAACTTGGTCTCCATTGAACCCTCCAAACAACCCATCTCAGGATTTCAGCTACTTTTCACGGAAGCCATCACCTTCAGCCGATGGACAAAACGGCTTCAAGCCAAAATATGTCTCTCACAAGAAACATCCATCAAGAGGTTATCAAAAACCGTCAGGTGGCTTTGAACATGGCAAAGGCCTCAGCAGTGTGACTCGGCCTGATGTCCTTTACCCACAGAAGCCACAATCATCGCATTCCTATGTACCAAGAAGTGACATCTACACTCCAAATCCTGCTTCCAAGTACAAGGAAAAAACCTATGATGCCAATGGTGGAAAGAAATCCAAGGCTGTATACTACACTCCCTCGACCCACCAACCTGCCTCTAGTGATTCAGTTTCAACCCTAAATATCGCTTCACCCCAGAGCAAAGGCCATAATGGTTTTATAACCAGTACTCCACATGGACCTCAGCGTAGAGATTACAGCTACACTGGCTATCGGACCATTGATCCTTCCACCTTCCACCAGACATCTTCTGTCTGGGCGACAGAAGATGGAAATAAACCAGACTTCAAAAATCAAAATCTAACTCCTGCACCCCGAGAGCCAAAGGAAAAGGCCATTACCAAATATAGAGGCCGAGATGTGACACGAAGAAAGCCAGTCTCTCATAGACGAAGAAACCAGCCGAACTCTCTTTCTGCTCAAGACAGATTCCTTTACCTAAATGGTGGCTATAACGAAGCAATGAAAGCGGGCCTTATTAAGACTTCCAACCAGCTACCTGACCCCCACATGTTATTAGCTAGTATGAATAAAGGTCCCGTAAACTTGGATTCCTGGCCCTCTAAAAAGCTGCTTGATTCCAGAGGAACTGATGCAAATTGTGTGGTGTGGCTGGACACAAACCATCATCCCCAGAAGTTCCACAAGTCATCGCGGTCACCTGTAAATACATACGTCAAGTCAAAAAATCGCTCTGCTAGGGGCACAGTTCATATGTCAAAGACTTGTTTCAAACCACAAAATCGCTTTGCTCGAGGCAAAGCTGCTAAACGACAATGGAAACTTGCTCTAAGGCGTAAACGGCAAAACTGAGACGAGAATGTGTGAAGCACAAACTGTTAAGTTAAAGTGAGTGTGGGATTCAGTTTGGTGACATTTGTGCTACTCTAATTATTGTCTTGGCACATTTTGTCTAAACCTGTGTGATAGATTGCTGCAATAAAATCCTGCTTAAAAAATTGAGAATTGATATGTTGGTGGTTTTGAGACTGATgggtaaacttttttttttttttttcatatttttgaatCTCTGGAAAGAGAGGGCACTTGAGATTCAAGTATAAATAAACAGAACacgtttaaaacaaaaacatgtttgCATAGCATCACAATGTGAGACTGACTCTGGCATTTGACTTtacaagtttttattttattccctcAACTCATCCGGATTTGGTCGTGTGCGGAGAAACTGGGGTAGTGAGCCCCCAAGCGTTTATCTAAGGTCACAAGAAAGGTGGTCATATACGACCGCAGTTGTTCAGACATGTCAAAATTATCTGAGCGTGTTAAACTACAACTACCGTTGACATCATTTCTATAAAATATAACGCAGATTTTCCTCCCAGAAATTGATCGTTGCTAGGTAACGCAGTGATTTTTAATATTGATCGTTAAATGTTGGACAACTAATATGTGTGGGCTAAGacttaatattttttctttcgGGCACATTTTTTCGATAAGACTCTGCCAAATGctttcaaatatatatattaataaatatcgATATGCTTAGTGAAACTAACATACGTATCCCAATTGGTTTACGAGAATTATACATTTGTGCAAGTCACTCAGTGAAAGGTTTTGTTTGGCCACGTGGAGCCGCTCAGAACAGCAGAGATCACAGGTGACAACTGTAGCTGCTCAGCGAAGTTCTTGAGTgttttaacataaaaaataatgaGGTCGGTTTAAGTGGGATTTGTGGCAACTTGGTCATCGGCGGTGGCAATACAGCCGGGCGAGTCTGATCAAGTGATCTCGTCTGGAAACGCGTTAGCCCCTGTGTGGCTGAAGGCTAAGCGGTTAGCAGGATTAGCGTCACACGGGGCAGCATGGGCGACAGCAGTGTTGTCCCGAGGCTCGGCAACATGAAGGCTCTGCTCGGGCTGCTGGCTGGAGCCGGAGCTTCCTATGGGCTGTACAAACTTCTCAGCGGGGAAACTTTCCGGAAAAGCAAGAAAAGGGCCAGCAGTGACAGTGTGAGGAGCAGCCAGCAGGGCGAGGGCAGGCTGCAGCCCGGCAGCCTGCTGGCCAAGGTGTCCGGGCTGGACGTCGCCTGTCCCGGGCAGGGGGACGACGCTGCAGCAGGTGAATATCAGCAGCTGTAAAGCAGGGTGCACATGTCAGGGTtggggggggacaccaacgtgattttaatattttgccaatatgcaactcataccatgccataacttggtaaaggctcgccaaaaaatactgcaggaatcattcattgtgcttacctttcttgttaaTTTGTcataaacagccaacagtgtgtgtcactgcttacttaactgttatattcgtaaatcataattttaagggttttgggcatgtattgttagggttgccacctttcagaaatagaaataagggacgccccgatttcagcagcgcagactccaaaaaaagggacatccccaaaacctctaaaatgcatagaaatgtatttattttatgcgaaaaaaacaaaatgctttgatttcaagtttaaagtgctttaatagcattgaacttgcatgactgtacagccagccaaccatactagcaactgaaatagacTCCTATGCTATGTTTGTGTAATATATGGTgtatatagtgtaaaagttaatttatttcaatacttcAACTGAAaaagtgaaactaatatattacatagtctcattacatgcaaagcaatatatgttacaatatatgttaaacctttatttgttataattttgatgattgaattgtttattaatttaataaaatattcacattttttgagattttttatttggggttttcataaactgtgaaccataatcaccaaaattttaacaaataaaggctttgaatgtagtgggaaataatatatttgtttcaccttaagttgaatttactacgaattacgttttgcaatatattcaaattttccgaacttcacctgtatattatgacattaataaataagagcataatatgtgtccgtattggttcaatacggaacgcaacttttaattcctaattacggaacaattccgtatttcaagggacgggtggcaaccctatgtagtgtctactcatctcaatctcatctcaaattcttcccACCATCTttcttttatcctatgggactactttatgcacgatcaattgatatatggatgaaatatggagccctaaacaagttgtttaaactaactatcatgttttaacagttatggtggtaaacagttctaaaaaaaaaaaaaggacccattgctttcattctgtacacctcaaaacgcaccgtggatgtattatttttttagaaatatatttttaataaatattctacgtATTCAACCTTTAATAGTCTTAAACCTTTtttagtctgaaaatacatttgttcaattttgaataatttagggtatttttattgggggggacaattcatgtttttcagaaattgggggggacatgtcccccccgtcccccccgggatctgcaccaaTGCTTTAAAGCAGgagtattcaactagattcggccgggggccacatctgcaaaaggact includes the following:
- the LOC133444351 gene encoding uncharacterized protein LOC133444351 produces the protein MALPFGVSWICVLLWACIYFPPQNGYKIADGYYLYEGQQTPNQVNPWESSEANCVDETMAVGQQSSFSQQPEPVSYRNRHQVTPFKSFSEEKVQRHPDPADMEDRFIMAHPDKSRHFWRRQNANHQVPGSAANFMSPSVYGNQIFTPRPALYLDNSAAAIGPVSNNVVHATPPVQSVSKNQYVHYSSKEPQQTWSPLNPPNNPSQDFSYFSRKPSPSADGQNGFKPKYVSHKKHPSRGYQKPSGGFEHGKGLSSVTRPDVLYPQKPQSSHSYVPRSDIYTPNPASKYKEKTYDANGGKKSKAVYYTPSTHQPASSDSVSTLNIASPQSKGHNGFITSTPHGPQRRDYSYTGYRTIDPSTFHQTSSVWATEDGNKPDFKNQNLTPAPREPKEKAITKYRGRDVTRRKPVSHRRRNQPNSLSAQDRFLYLNGGYNEAMKAGLIKTSNQLPDPHMLLASMNKGPVNLDSWPSKKLLDSRGTDANCVVWLDTNHHPQKFHKSSRSPVNTYVKSKNRSARGTVHMSKTCFKPQNRFARGKAAKRQWKLALRRKRQN
- the LOC133444352 gene encoding leucine-rich repeat-containing protein 17-like, with amino-acid sequence MRMIRFLCVASLLLSVLPFIETKRSGRGRGLKGLKNKHRRDRARVRGVGRHSRSGPFKFATNCSESTDSGEVFVDCERRNLVSIPTSDIWSRAPKHLLLAQNQIKAVRDGAFLGYHRLVSLDLQQNQIFLVEEGAFMDLKHLTTLLLQHNQLRTLSEEALIPMPDLSYLRLYDNPWNCLCPMESLVRTLQVPSNRNLGNHARCAEPIRLKNRKLKRVDPELLCKELDTSVNVNSNLTNFLEPSPIRSKSDATTLCHTYIFPRIRMECSKRGLTEVPSGIPEDVVQVDLSHNSIRHLRPNNFREARSLRILNLSNNNMEHIDKGSLSGLLHLRELDLSDNNLHFIQYGVLEDLYFLSQIKLGGNPWVCNYSIHYMVYWLRLHPGVRDSGLLCHSPLEHTGEDVEEYVHSYNRECPKDRQLSRKDHDQTDPELWGTAMEVQAELEEDLEPSHLRVPEKYQLIRLS